The following nucleotide sequence is from Staphylococcus chromogenes.
ATGCACACGGATGAGCCATCCTTCTTCTTGAAGTTTGGTCAAATCACGACGCATCGTTGAAGCACTACACCCTGTATATTCAATAAGATGTTGCAACGATAAAAAGTGGTGCTTGCGCAAGGCATCTAAAATCATTTCATGTCTTTTTTCGGTTAACATTGAGTCACCTCATTTCACTTACATTATAATGAATCCGTTTCCACAAATCAATCATTTTCTATCACTTACAATCAAAAACAACCATATAACGACGTAAAAAAGACACATTTAACGTTTTTTCATTCAAAAACAATCAAATGTGTCTTCAATCCTTATGTTGTGATGATGGAGGCTTTGTGCGCTTTTGCGAGGGTAGCTAAATCTTTGGGGTCCACGCCCATTTGCACACCACGCTGACCTGCACTGACATAGACACGGTCATTTTCAAACATCGTCGTATCAAAAACTGTAGGAAAGGCCGTTTTCATCCCTATAGGTGAACAGCCTCCTCGCACATACCCTGTCACCTGCTTTAAATCGTCAAGTGGCATTAATTGTAGCTTTTTTTCTCCCACAACATGTGCCGCTTGCTTCATATCAAGATGGGCTTGTACTGGAATGACGAACACAAAATGGTCATGTTGTGCATTTTCAAGTACTAATGTTTTAAAGACTTGCTCTGGGTTCGCCCCTATTTTTTCAGCGACATGCGTCCCGTCCTTATGGGTGTCGCCCACTTCGAACGTACGTACCTCGTAGGAGATTTTTGCTTGATCTAAACGTCGCATCGCATTAGTCTTTTTAGCCATTACGCTCACTTCCTCACTTTAGTTAAACATTTTATTTACAATTTTCTTATCTGAACATGATGTATCTTGTGTCATAAACGTTTGAATGATTGCACTGTGATCCACATGTGGATGCGTTTGAATATACTGCGCAATTTCACGTGGCTCTGCAGGAAACTGTCTTACACTGGCGATTTCTTTAAAATCAAAATAAAAACCTACAGATTGTTTATAGTCGGACGTATCTTCATCCAAGACTATCATCGGACGATTCAGATGTGCATAATCAAATAATGCCGAAGAATAATCGGTAATCAGAGCGTCTGAAATCAAATAAAGTTCCTGTATGTCTATCCATTCGTTCATAAAACAGTGAATACGTGGGTGCATATGACGATAAGTTTCATACAGATGACCTTCGTTAGGATGAAGTTTTACAATCACTTCATAATGATTCGGTAAAGCATTAAGGAGTTCGATTAAATCTAACTGCGAAATTTGCTCACGTTGTGTTTTGCGCCAAGTTGGACAAAACAGGAGATAACACGTTTCTGAGTGTTGGAGATCAAAATATTTTTCTTGTATTTCCATACGTTCTGTCGCATTGTTGTTATCTTTTAGCAACAAACTATTTCGCGGCGCACCTTCTTGCCATATACGTAATGATGGATGTGCTTTTAAATTAAATGCACTTGATATGAGTGTTTCATAACGGTCAGAACATGATAAAAGGATATCCCACTTTTTCATGCGTGGCATAAAAGCCTCGCTTTGGCGCTTACGCTCTTCTTCATCTATTAAGTCATTAACCATGCGTTTTAGCGGAACACCATGCCAAGTTTGGATGACTTCTTGCTTCGGATGTTTTAATAAACGATCCCATAAATTGCCGTTAATAATCACAAAATGCGATTTTTCAAATGCTTCGACATATTCCTTGGAACCAAAACGGACAGGATGAAAACCGTAGCGTCTAATTTCAATATCAACAAATTCATTACTTGAACTTACATGAATCTGATGTTGTGGATATTGACGTTGAATCTCTAGCGCGAGTGCTTTCGGGTCTCCCGAAAAGTTTTTCCCATGAAACGATTCGATAAATACATGGTTCTTAGAAGGTGAATATTTCTGTTGGTGACGTTGTTTGTATTTTTTCTCGGTCGCAAAAATCGCACGTCTTGCATATTGATAGAGACGGGATTGTTTATTAAATTTACGTTTCCATGATTCAGGAAGATGATTAAACGCTTTTTTTAGCGTATGTTTTATCACATAACGACTATAATAAAAACGCTCAGCGCTCGAGACTTGTGCGACTTCATGTGCCTTAATATCATGGGATTGTGCCATAGAAAAAAGCTGTTCTAATAATGCTTGACTATAGTCTTCATATTGAAACTGCTGATGAAAATACTGAAAATCTTCTTGGCGCATCGTCTCAGTATAGGTTTCATTTATAGCTTTCATAATGAGTTCATAGTCATGTGTGAGTTGTTTATTTAAAAATGAAACCGCATGAAAGGGTTCATAAATCGGTTGAAGTACTTGGTCATCTCCCGGATAAATACAAGCTTTGTGTCCCTTGCCTATCGCTTCAAGTATTGAATATCCTAAAGTTTCATATGGAGAAGTAGATAAGTATATCGCATGTTCAGGCATGGCTTTGTTAAGGTGCACATGTTCTTCAAGATGATAGTAACGAATGAGTTGTTCGTATAACTCGAGGGAGGGTCCATATCCTTGAACGAACAGCTGTACATCCCTTTGCCCTTTCGTATGTACAATAAAATGCATTAATCTTAAAGCGTAGGAAATATCTTTAATCGCATCTTCAAAACGTGCTTTAATCATTAAATTTTTCGTTGGAGGACTTGGCATAGGTTGATAAACGATATGATCTGTATTGACATACATCGGAAAAACATAAGGATAATCATACTGTTTTTCAAATTGTGCTGCAATTTCAGGGGTACTTACGCGTATCGCGTCTACCGCTTCTAGTGCTAAATCACGCGTTCCGTGAATATAAGCTAACGGTCCGTGTATTTCACCAAGAATTTTAATGTGCGGCGCCCGGCGTTTTACCTCACGCGCAAATCCAAAAAAATCCTCTCTCGTCAAAATGAGGACGTCACACGCAAGCAACGATTTTTCACTTCGAAAGCTTTCAAAATGAATGCCTTCGATTTCTCGGCGTGCATCGCTTTTTAACTTTTGAATATGACGTTTTCGAAATGGTAAATAATTAATGTAAGTGACCGTGTGGCCCGCTTCTTTTAATGTACGCAATAGATTTAAATTACTGCGTGTTGTGCCTCCTTGTTGAAATAAATTAAACCCTAATATTTTTATATGCATAGACGGTTCGCTCCTATAACTAGTCTTTTCATAAGTTTATGGATATTACTTTTAATCATCGATATGCTTTAATTGCTTTTTAAACGTTGGCGTAACTGTTTTTCGATAAAGATGACCATGCATCCTAGTGCCATAAAAGCAATGGACATGAGTAGCGGGAATTCAATATTCAAATCATAAAGCCCTCCTGCAAATAAAGGTCCTACAAAATTACCCATACTCGTAAATGTTGAGTTGATGCCTCCTGCAAAACCTTGCCTGTCGCCAGCGATATTTGAAAAATAATTGGTTAACGCAGGGCGAATCAAATCAAACCCAATGAAAACAATAAAGCAAATCAACATCACATGCCAATAAGTGTGAGCGAAAATTAAAAGCCCAAGAATGATTGCAGAATAAATCAAAGCATACATAATAAATGTCAATTCACTAAAATATCGGATTAGCTTATCGAAAAAGAAAATTTGAAAAATCGCTCCAAAAATGCCACCACCTGTAATAGCGATAGAAATATCCGCCGGCTGAAAATTCATTTTATCAGCTGTGTAAAGTGGGAATAACGTTTCAAAAGCGGATAATCCTAAGGCAAGTATTAAAGTCAATATGGCAGGAGTGACAAACATTTTAAAGTTCACTTCGCTCAATTGACGTCCTTCTATTGTCGTAAAACCTTGCCCTGTTTGATTTTGAGGAGAACGTACGAGTAACACTGTCCCTACAAAAGCAAAGATCCCTAATACCCCAGCAAAGATAAACGGTAATCTATGAGAGATTTCAGCTAAAAAGCCCCCCATCCCAGGACCTAATATAAACCCTGCTGAAATAATGGCTGACATATACCCAAAATTTTTAGCCTTATCTTTGGCCGGTGAAATGTCAGCAATCAAACCCGTCACACCAGGCATGACCATTCCGGCACTCAATCCTCCGAGAACACGGGAGATAATGAGAATCGTAAATGTATGGCCAAACGCAAAAAGAAACTCTGACACACTAAATAATACAAGCCCGATACAAATAATGAGTTTCTTTCCTAATTTATCAGCTAATGCACCGCCAAAAGGAGAAATGATCATCTGTGCGAGTGCAAAGGCGGCCACAAGTATACCTAAGTCCGCCCCAGTAAGCCCTAAATCCTTCAAATAAATTGGCAACACCGGAATCACGAGCCCAATACCAAGAAAGATTAAAAATATGTTTGTATATAAAACGATAAGCTGTTTTTTCATATGCCGACGTCACCTCCAAAGCAAATAGTGAATCTATTATATATGTGTCTATCCCAAGTTGAAAAGCGTTATGAGTTGAATTCTCTACATATTTTCCGTAGTGTATGTGACGGATAAAACTATACAGAATTCACTTCTGATGCAACTTATAAAATGGTATTTAACGTTTGTGTCACGCGAAAAATTGGCACATCTTGTCTCATCACACTTAATGAGTAAATGGTGATGTCCCATATTAAATTTATTTAATTTTATCACACTATGACATTTTTATTTTAAAGGAGGCCTTATATGCAAGCCCGATACATTGCTCGAGCCTTATACATCGTTTTAATGTTGGTGACGTTTATCGTCCCTCATCACTTTAAATTTCTTTT
It contains:
- a CDS encoding CDP-glycerol glycerophosphotransferase family protein, with amino-acid sequence MHIKILGFNLFQQGGTTRSNLNLLRTLKEAGHTVTYINYLPFRKRHIQKLKSDARREIEGIHFESFRSEKSLLACDVLILTREDFFGFAREVKRRAPHIKILGEIHGPLAYIHGTRDLALEAVDAIRVSTPEIAAQFEKQYDYPYVFPMYVNTDHIVYQPMPSPPTKNLMIKARFEDAIKDISYALRLMHFIVHTKGQRDVQLFVQGYGPSLELYEQLIRYYHLEEHVHLNKAMPEHAIYLSTSPYETLGYSILEAIGKGHKACIYPGDDQVLQPIYEPFHAVSFLNKQLTHDYELIMKAINETYTETMRQEDFQYFHQQFQYEDYSQALLEQLFSMAQSHDIKAHEVAQVSSAERFYYSRYVIKHTLKKAFNHLPESWKRKFNKQSRLYQYARRAIFATEKKYKQRHQQKYSPSKNHVFIESFHGKNFSGDPKALALEIQRQYPQHQIHVSSSNEFVDIEIRRYGFHPVRFGSKEYVEAFEKSHFVIINGNLWDRLLKHPKQEVIQTWHGVPLKRMVNDLIDEEERKRQSEAFMPRMKKWDILLSCSDRYETLISSAFNLKAHPSLRIWQEGAPRNSLLLKDNNNATERMEIQEKYFDLQHSETCYLLFCPTWRKTQREQISQLDLIELLNALPNHYEVIVKLHPNEGHLYETYRHMHPRIHCFMNEWIDIQELYLISDALITDYSSALFDYAHLNRPMIVLDEDTSDYKQSVGFYFDFKEIASVRQFPAEPREIAQYIQTHPHVDHSAIIQTFMTQDTSCSDKKIVNKMFN
- the ybaK gene encoding Cys-tRNA(Pro) deacylase, with product MAKKTNAMRRLDQAKISYEVRTFEVGDTHKDGTHVAEKIGANPEQVFKTLVLENAQHDHFVFVIPVQAHLDMKQAAHVVGEKKLQLMPLDDLKQVTGYVRGGCSPIGMKTAFPTVFDTTMFENDRVYVSAGQRGVQMGVDPKDLATLAKAHKASIITT
- the norA gene encoding multidrug efflux MFS transporter NorA, with the translated sequence MKKQLIVLYTNIFLIFLGIGLVIPVLPIYLKDLGLTGADLGILVAAFALAQMIISPFGGALADKLGKKLIICIGLVLFSVSEFLFAFGHTFTILIISRVLGGLSAGMVMPGVTGLIADISPAKDKAKNFGYMSAIISAGFILGPGMGGFLAEISHRLPFIFAGVLGIFAFVGTVLLVRSPQNQTGQGFTTIEGRQLSEVNFKMFVTPAILTLILALGLSAFETLFPLYTADKMNFQPADISIAITGGGIFGAIFQIFFFDKLIRYFSELTFIMYALIYSAIILGLLIFAHTYWHVMLICFIVFIGFDLIRPALTNYFSNIAGDRQGFAGGINSTFTSMGNFVGPLFAGGLYDLNIEFPLLMSIAFMALGCMVIFIEKQLRQRLKSN